tttttacttttgatcagaaacaaagtgtcatctttcaaattctgtccattttgttacgaaattcaaacaaaaaatgtcGTTTTGacactctttaatgtggcgtgacagatcactgtacagGCGCCTCATTTCAGGCGCGAGTGAacacgatcatctcttcctctttaatacaagttacagaataaacatgaatgaacatctgaaggtatgttgaaagatacactACAAATTACTGAAACGTATCATAtctcgtgtaatcgctcaatcagtgtctCAGCGGCggaaagttgtaaataaaacagcttgtaaacacaGCTTGTGTCacgtagcatttacctcagggagtccacagcttgttagttcgccagagaaatgaactctttcgctaaatatatgcactatattagcctatatatgttCATTATATTCTATTTAacttgttagtgatgtcttgattatttgatgtatgtttaaataaatcagccactgtgtaaatgattatatttcaacaatgaattggagtaaaaacaattttataattagacttagaagttaatgcaaaaactgtcTTATGTGCAGTTTACAAGTTTGCAAACAGtttgttatttgagtgttaattattatatctaaaaataaatagctacTGAATTTAgattaatagtttgggctctgaaCCTTTAGTAATGttcaagtaagggctccctatatagtttacagcattaccAGAGATCATTTTTATACCCTTAAgaaacttttaattataattgaattcatttaaagacagagacacaatttgttcagtaaactactgtttaatttaaaaaaaaaaatttgtttagttttctccccctgctgtacgtaccgaaccgtcagTTTTGTGTATCGTTACTCCCCTACTGATAACATGGCTTGGCTTTGACAGATATTTTCTTCTCAATTGCTTTGTTTGCCATGTTACACACTCTGCATCAATAAGGGGCTgccacaagtgtgtgtgtggtcttcATTAAAGACAGGACTTGAAATCCTGCTAATCAGAACTTACTTATTCAGGCCAAATAAACCCAGGACTTTTCCTAAAAAGCAGAGAGATGTGGGAGAGAGAAAGCTGAAAGAAGCCATTAGCCGTTACCTTTGCCAGAGTCAAGATTTGGTACAGACAAAGACATTGAGATAAAGCACTTGGACACACCCACTTGTGGCCATCGCGCACATAAATAagcaatttttataattttcgtGCATAGTCAAAGCAAATCATGGTCATAAAAGACAGCTTGCTAAATTAAAGGGTGTTCCTTTAAACTTCTGAAATTGGGAAAGACGTTTAAATCATCTAATGGATGGAACAGATTTGCCTgcgttttctctctttctctctctctctcaaatgcACACAACTGTGTGAAACTTTCCCATGAGAACAGCTCAGAAAACAAAGTCCTGCCCGTTTCCGTACACCAGTCATAAAAAACCAGCGAGGTATCCCAGCAACTGTGTTCTGCATATGAGGCAAGAAATATGAACAAATTATAACAATTAAACCTCTAGCGCTAAGCTGATTTCCTTTCCTGGAAACAAAAAATTAAGTCTTTCCCATCTCCCATTTCACACAGTAATTCAAATAACATTATAACGTGCTGCTCGCAGCAACTTTTCCCattataaacaaatacaaaataaaacaaaacacccaAAATCCTTAAATTTACCCAAGACCAACCAAGGGAGGAGGGGTTGTGGGAACAGTGTGCTTGAGGCCAACCcgcagtgacctctgacctcccGACTGCTACAGATGCTCCCTGACTGACCCAGTGGGCGGAGCCCATGCCGGTCACTCACAAATGGACACGCCCCTTCAGGAAGGCATCATTCaatgcctcttttttttttgtcattcttaTTTTAGCGTGCATTTTCAAATATGCACcgtataaatacacacacacaaaggccGTCTGAGTATGGGAGAGAAGCGAGGGAACTTCCAAAGAGAACAAGAAATTAGAAGTGGGGAACTGAAGTCTGATTGTTTTTCAAGTCTTATTATTAGTCTAGGCGCTCCTTTCTGTGAAGCTTCGATAATGGCGATGGCTGGCTGAGTATATTAATAGATAAACCAGTTGAGCAGGTACAGCTCAGAATCTGTCATATTGCTTTTGATGTTTGGGAACAGGAGCCTTTACACTGATAATGTACAATTCAATAGGCAACTACATCAGGACTTCAGTCTCAAAAGACCACTTTCGAGTGGTCCACGCTCTTGCAGTTGACCGACAGCTCCTTGGTTGTCTCGAAATAAAGCAACCGTCCCAGCGgatataaatacaattttacatTTAGGTGCTTGGTTGATTCCCCCGCCTGTGTCTTTCAGCCACAGCCATTCTCCCAATGTTCAACCTCGTTGAACGAGCTTGGAACGTGTGCGCAACTGCGAATGtgtgtttactgcagttttaggTAGCTGGGAATAGAGTAGTTGTACATAAGAAAGTCCAGTTTGTAGAGTTGGTAGAGTTGGCTTTGCTGCTGGGAGCTGATGTTGttgaaaaacatggccgccatttGGTCGGTGGTACGGGTGGATTTGGCGTACGACGGGAAGTGCAATGAGTCGCCCACCCCTGCCAGCTTGAGCACGTAGTTGGCGTCCTCCTCCAGAGTCTCATACTTGCCCACCAGGTCGTAGTGGATGTGGCAGGGGTGGCAGAGCGAGTAGACCGTCTGCCAGTGTTCGTTGAGCGGAGCTTCTCTCTGAGTGCCCGGGTCCACCAGGTACTCGGCGAACTCCTGGAACTTCACGTCGGCGCCGCTCTGCAACGCCTCGGCTGTGGCGTTCTTGCGGTACCGCCGCACGATCTTTGTCCCGTAGCGTTTGTGGAACGAGGTGTTGTAGCGGAGCGTGAACTTGTTGCGGTAGGCCGACACCAACCGCTCGAAGGGCTCGCGCACGAAGAGGAACTTGAGGTAGTTCTTGAGCCGGTGGTTGATATCGGGGATGCTGTACTGGTTGAGGGTCTTGAGGTTGGAGGGGACATGGGCCTCGTTGGACGGAATCTCCATGGGGTCGCTGTACTTCCCCCGACCGCTCAGCACCATCATGACCCGCTTCCAGTTGGTGCAGGccaccttgggcacatagcagTAGATGAGCTCGTGCTCCTCGTCCACCACTAGGTGCTTGAGGTCGCTGGGGGTCAGGACGCGCCGCTTGCGGCTGGACGCGCTGTGGGCACGACACGTGTCCGCCACCTGATCCCGCCGGGCCTGATGCAACACCGCCGCCGCTGAGAACTCAGCCTGAAAAAAGAGAAGAACAAGAAATCAGGTAAAGTAGCTCAAGGAGTAGAGCATAGCACTGGCAACACCAAGGTCATTGGTTTGATTTCTagagaatgcatgaactgataaaatgtagaCCTTTAGATAAAAGCATCAGGCACAtgcataaatgtgaatgtaaatgtaaaggcTAATTTCCCACGTGCCATTTAAAGCCCTGTAAAGACCATAAATCAGCAGGCTGCTCTAAAGGGGAAAGTTTGGCACCAGACGATATCATTAAAATCTTAGCTTAAATCTTCTACAGCAGGGGCACTTAATTCTGCTTCTGGAGATCTTCCATCCTTCACAGTTTAGTTTTAACCCTTCAAAGTTTAGTCCTGTAATTTCAaagcaaattattaaaatactatCTTGAGACTATTTACTTTGTATTAAGCTGATTTTTATTTcctactttttaaaacaatagctgtaaataaaataaaataattgtgattgATCTTGTGAATTTTACCTctttataaaaatgcaaaaaaaaaaaaatctaaattttaaatttactttcacaacccacaaatacattttgatacaaaatacCTCATTTCGGTCAAATTCTATGTATTCTTTGCAGATAAAATAATCcaaaaatgcattgcaacaAACTcagttggggaaaaaaaaaatcatccaagATGGTGGACAAAGGTGAGATAAGTAATATACTTTCCAAAAGAGTTTATTCAAATTAAGATAGAATATTTTCTAATATTTGCACATGATATGTATTTCTATGCTTTgtgttgttagcttagcaacttGCTAACATCATATTTCATCCTGTGGGCTTCGCATGAGCAGTGCTGCTACTTTGGGGTGTGTATCCTATTTAAGAGAGCTCCTAAAATCCTGAACTTCTTCCACCCTATAACAAAAGCAGTGAACAAACAGCAGCTCACCACATCAAACAAACCCAAGACTTGTGAAAAGTTCTGCTGAAGGCCTGAGGCAGTGAAAGCGGAATCTTGCTGAGCTGTGATGACCCTTCCCTCAATGTGCTCAATAGGGGCCAAAAGTTAAAGGTCAGTCTTACAGGTCAGTGGTGAATTTATGACTACCAATGCAGTATTTAGCATCTGTTTAGGAGGTTTTCTAGCAattcatatctatctatctatctatctatctatctatctatctatctttctatgtatctatgtatgtatctatctatctatctatcttcagATGTTCTTTAGTAGTAGATATCTCAGGCAGTTTCACTGGGTTTCATCAAGTTTCTACATGTTGGAtgcaatttaacatttaaaaagagaACAGCACTGTATGCTTCTCCAAAATCATTATTCCAACCTACAGCCACCCACATACTcgggctctctctctctctctctctctttctctctctgtagcCTTTTTTGCTCTCGTTTATACACACCCACTCTCATCAGTTTGAGCGCTCTGTTTCAGTGGAATTTTCCTAGAGTTTGTGTACAGTATTTAAGACAGTTTCAAAGATTCCTAGAAGAAAGCACCTTGCATCACCTTATCAGCAGGTAAATTAATATGGAAACAAAAACCATGTCTTTGCAGATGCAGAACATAAGTTTAGGGTGTGCAGACATTTATtcttaaatgaatagttcatccaaaaatgaagattcttggcatgtcgtttcaaacctgactgactttcttctgcagCGTTCTAAAATATATCACAAACTTCCTATTGATTACTTTTATTGTACTTTCATggtattttttgtcatttttgaagcttgacagcATCCATCTCCGcccactttcattgtatggatcAGTTTGAGAGGGTAAAGAATGACCCCAAAAAGGTGTCAAGCAAACTCTGCAGGCAATTCATTCATgcattatcatttgaaacatgtaagtagccTAACGTTTTACACTTTACATGGCTTCTCGatctaacgttaacctagataaatgtgcgctattattaggCAAATATCCAAGTGTTCATGCCAAGTGTGGAAGATAAATTAGTACCACGCTTACTAGcggtgtaacagtacacaaacatgacggttcgGTATTGAAGTCatggttcggtacagcaggggggagaaaactaaacataaaattgctactttttttcttctttttttattaaacagtggtttattaaacaaattgtgtctctttttcaaaaaatgtgtcttcatttttgaaatataaacatttacattgttactgtcataacttgttttcaggacaaatttatttaaacatatattaaataattaagacattaccaacaggtaaagtaaatatataagctaatatttagtgaaatgccccctctagagttaatttctctagtgaactaacatgctgtggacactaaatgacttgcctgaggtaaatgtaatgctacgtgggatattattctcaagctgtttcaCTGATGTGTTTCCGCGGTTAAAACAccggttgagagattacacgcaTATCtagatcgtctgttcttcttcttctgtgttttatcctgttgtggtggttagcaaacagtgttgcattatcatgcgcgcccccttctggattggagtgtggatcgcctgtgactgtcTGTATTCATCGTCTGACTGCATGTGCTGAACTGTGACGTCCGTACCGTACggcttaaatgaacgactaccAGTTGAATAGGAAAATCTTTGGTCGTTTTTTTATagaagtgatgcattttatttggGTGTGTTTCCCAGTTTATGGGCGACAGGCAGCTTTTCCATGTCTTGTGTCTAATGAAAGAATTACAATGAATAATGAAATGAATTCTCTCTAACACACTCAGTAGCTCCAGTAAATTGTTAAAACTCTTCACAGAGCCTCATCAGTAGCAGGCGAGTGTTTTGAAATGCTGAGAGCTTTTCTGGGAAGCGCAGTCTCTTCATACATATATAGCTAATGATATAGTGTCCACTCCAGTTCCTGCAGACACGTCAGGACTTTGGTAATAGAAAACCTTGATATAAAGCTCGAGCTGGTTTTCCTGCCATCGGCCCTGAACTCCATTATGCAGGGGTATAGATAGGAGAAATGGGGTTATAAGAAGTAAAAAAGGAGGTGAAGAGCGGTAAATCTGAGGCAAATTAAGTTTCGGTGACTCCTGGTTTAGCCACTTTTTTCTTTCCCTGAAGAACCTCTGCAGTTATTTTGTGGTCCATTTTCTACAAATCCGTTTTCTGCTTTCTTCTCCTCTTTCTCTGATCTGTAACACAATCGATCATGGCATCCGTACGTCCACAGGGCCAGTTCAAAGCACAGACTTTGTGATCGTGAGCTGTGTGTTGAGAGGTCTAACAACATGTCATTGACCAAAGCTACGTTCACTCAGTCGGTGTTCGGGATTGACAATCATATTTACCAACAGATGTGACTCTCAAATAGCCCTGTTTTTACAACAGCCTACAGGAGCATCTTGAATACTGTCTGTCTGGATAAATATCTCATAAAATAAAGTCAAGCCCGTTTTCTATTGTCACAATAGCTTTGAATAATGACTGTAATCATAGGGACAGTGATGAgagtaaatatcaaacatgacAACTTTCATAATGCCAGAAAGTAGTGGTCGGCCAATATATCACCAATGTTGACAATGGAGAGCAACTTCAAATCCTACATTTAAACCCCTtgtgtttgtgttatttttaaaaatatatatatatatatatatatattattacagaaCAGAATGAAGGAGAAATTGcttaaatcatgttttgttttttttgtttttttcatactggttaatattcaaattaattattttgtaattatgtaaaaaaaatattgcagaaATATTGTGCATTGAAAGTATATAACATTTCTTAGAGATTaagttcaaattatttttcaaattgattcttttaattgattaactgaaattatattggcaattatataaaaatataaattttatagcAGCAATATTGTGCATATAAGTTCAAGGTTATAGaagtcaaattattttttttaatattgattaGTTTGatcatgaattatttaaaatatttttacattttatttttgtattatgtaaaataaatattaatttgttgtgCATCTAGACTATAAAtcttttttacacatttatttttattcagtttttatatattcaaatataaattgtaagtaaaataaaatattatatatatatttacattgattaactatcaaaatgttttcaaaatattttagtaaatattatgtaaaataaatattatttttatttatttatgcagtgttgtgcaaatgttatttataatttaataaaattaataattaataaataaataacatttgcaCAACActgcataaataaaaataataaataaatattatttatgtatctGAGTGTCTGATaagctgatatatatatatatatatatcagcttTTCAGACTCTCACCtctttaagataaaaaaaaattaacatattgATTGAAAAATCTTCACAGTAAAAGGACCGAAACATGCTTTCAAACTTCATATTTGAGTTTGTAATATTTAAGGCAGTCACTTCATTTATAGCATGTAACACATGTGTGTAAACAGAACCGGTTTCAGCACCGTATCCTAACTGAGGCTACCGTTCACAGGTTTTGTAATCTATTCTTGCCTTTCATTCTCCTGTGCTCACACAGATCCAGCATCAATCTTTTACACGTACTTTCACCACGTTATCACAGAGCAGACAAGGATGCTAAGATATATGGGCTCTCTCTCGCCTTAtctttctttgtttctctctctatcCCTCAGTATCTCTCTCTCAGACAAAAACACACGTTCACATGGTGCTTCTGTCAGTCTGTAGACGCCCTGAGCTAATTTATTCCCAGCTCACCAACACAGCTAGCTGCTCTCCACCACAATTAGATAGCTGGAATGCATTCGCATTACAATAATTCCAGAATGACACACACGCAGATACCTGCTGAAACTCTGGCAGAGGTTTGTGTGAAAGAACATATTTGCATTCAGTAGTAAGATGCATTAACAAAGGTTCAGCATGCagcaattaaattatttaataggCGAATATGTCGAATAATgagtttaaaaacatatttttccaaAAGTACccttaatttatttatgttaaactttaatgaggaaaaaattacCGCGCACGCCTTTAATGAGATTCAAATCCCACAGTAAAACACAGCTGGCAGTAGCCTGAGGTAATTGTAACATTTTGTCAAGTCGATGCGCTACAACAGAGCGTTGAGAGCAGATATGAGCGAGTGTTTGTGTGCGCTCACATTTATCTGCACCACGTTCAGACTTTCCTGAAATAGAGAGACTGTGAAACACCTTATGAAGCAAACATAAACAGCACCAGGAGCAAAGCATTAATAATCATATATTCAAAGCGCCTGTATGCCCACCAGAGAGAGCGGCAATATATGGGCCCTGTGGATTTTTAGAAAGTAAACTCTGTCAAAAATACTTTTCAGACTCTAATTTACCTTATTTGTCTACAAATAATGTTCAGCCTTGGAAATAAATGGATCGCAAGGAGAATGCTGTCATGAAAAACATAATGAATATCGCGACATTTCCACCCCATCTCAAATGATGGAAATGAAGATTTAAAATTAGCAAAACCTGGTAGACAaactttttattatattatattatatttttattttatttttttgaagttATGTTGAAAGTTGAAATCTGTTAGTTTGCATAAAAATCAACCTGTTCCTGTAATCAAAGATACACCCACTAATGTCTCATTGAAAGTTTGCAGCATATGATTTTTAGGAGATTCATCCTCGGTCGCTGACGGTCATAAAGCAGGTTGTGATTTGACCCATTGCGACCGTGGCGACATCAGAAGCTCTCAGGCTAGCTCTTATAAGCGTGAGATGAATTATTAAAGAAAGTCAAAGCCTTCCCCTCTCTCATCCTTCCCTCCATCTGTCCCCGCGCTGAGATTTATCATCCATTTATATGAgctcagagagagag
The Ctenopharyngodon idella isolate HZGC_01 chromosome 4, HZGC01, whole genome shotgun sequence genome window above contains:
- the chst11 gene encoding carbohydrate sulfotransferase 11 isoform X2 yields the protein MKQTLLDLMRMSRICRMVLATCLGSFILVIFYFQIMRRNPFAAEGCCRKGSRNALQELYNPTQAEFSAAAVLHQARRDQVADTCRAHSASSRKRRVLTPSDLKHLVVDEEHELIYCYVPKVACTNWKRVMMVLSGRGKYSDPMEIPSNEAHVPSNLKTLNQYSIPDINHRLKNYLKFLFVREPFERLVSAYRNKFTLRYNTSFHKRYGTKIVRRYRKNATAEALQSGADVKFQEFAEYLVDPGTQREAPLNEHWQTVYSLCHPCHIHYDLVGKYETLEEDANYVLKLAGVGDSLHFPSYAKSTRTTDQMAAMFFNNISSQQQSQLYQLYKLDFLMYNYSIPSYLKLQ
- the chst11 gene encoding carbohydrate sulfotransferase 11 isoform X3 yields the protein MRRNPFAAEGCCRKGSRNALQELYNPTQAEFSAAAVLHQARRDQVADTCRAHSASSRKRRVLTPSDLKHLVVDEEHELIYCYVPKVACTNWKRVMMVLSGRGKYSDPMEIPSNEAHVPSNLKTLNQYSIPDINHRLKNYLKFLFVREPFERLVSAYRNKFTLRYNTSFHKRYGTKIVRRYRKNATAEALQSGADVKFQEFAEYLVDPGTQREAPLNEHWQTVYSLCHPCHIHYDLVGKYETLEEDANYVLKLAGVGDSLHFPSYAKSTRTTDQMAAMFFNNISSQQQSQLYQLYKLDFLMYNYSIPSYLKLQ
- the chst11 gene encoding carbohydrate sulfotransferase 11 isoform X1; this translates as MKQTLLDLMRMSRICRMVLATCLGSFILVIFYFQSMFQPVMRRNPFAAEGCCRKGSRNALQELYNPTQAEFSAAAVLHQARRDQVADTCRAHSASSRKRRVLTPSDLKHLVVDEEHELIYCYVPKVACTNWKRVMMVLSGRGKYSDPMEIPSNEAHVPSNLKTLNQYSIPDINHRLKNYLKFLFVREPFERLVSAYRNKFTLRYNTSFHKRYGTKIVRRYRKNATAEALQSGADVKFQEFAEYLVDPGTQREAPLNEHWQTVYSLCHPCHIHYDLVGKYETLEEDANYVLKLAGVGDSLHFPSYAKSTRTTDQMAAMFFNNISSQQQSQLYQLYKLDFLMYNYSIPSYLKLQ
- the chst11 gene encoding carbohydrate sulfotransferase 11 isoform X4, which translates into the protein MAEFSAAAVLHQARRDQVADTCRAHSASSRKRRVLTPSDLKHLVVDEEHELIYCYVPKVACTNWKRVMMVLSGRGKYSDPMEIPSNEAHVPSNLKTLNQYSIPDINHRLKNYLKFLFVREPFERLVSAYRNKFTLRYNTSFHKRYGTKIVRRYRKNATAEALQSGADVKFQEFAEYLVDPGTQREAPLNEHWQTVYSLCHPCHIHYDLVGKYETLEEDANYVLKLAGVGDSLHFPSYAKSTRTTDQMAAMFFNNISSQQQSQLYQLYKLDFLMYNYSIPSYLKLQ